A genomic segment from Zetaproteobacteria bacterium encodes:
- a CDS encoding fimbrial assembly protein encodes MNVSPLIRINLLPYRELRWRLKLLKMVSVAAAVFLSVVVLIVTVHLVTRSHLDRLVAEEQALQEENRRLKRKIGKIRNIDKLRADVEAKLGVIDTLQEGRFRTLRLLLAISQAIPENVWVDSIRDDGKRFSIHGRGESNNVVAEFMRQLDASPSFANVRLDVIRRSEVGGVRVRSFELSMEPVDLATPTEKGGRNREHRRRRRR; translated from the coding sequence ATGAACGTGTCCCCTCTGATTCGGATCAATCTGCTTCCCTACCGCGAGCTGCGCTGGCGGCTGAAGCTGCTCAAGATGGTCTCGGTCGCGGCCGCGGTCTTCCTCTCGGTGGTGGTGCTGATCGTCACGGTGCATCTGGTCACCCGCAGCCATCTCGACCGCCTGGTGGCCGAGGAGCAGGCGCTGCAGGAGGAGAACCGCCGGCTCAAGCGCAAGATCGGCAAGATCCGCAACATCGACAAGCTGCGTGCCGATGTCGAGGCCAAGCTGGGGGTGATCGATACCCTGCAGGAGGGGCGGTTCCGCACCCTACGCCTGCTGCTGGCCATCTCCCAAGCCATCCCGGAGAATGTCTGGGTCGACTCGATCCGCGACGACGGCAAGCGCTTCTCGATCCACGGCCGGGGGGAGAGCAACAACGTGGTGGCGGAGTTCATGCGGCAGTTGGATGCGTCGCCCAGCTTCGCCAACGTCCGGCTGGATGTGATCCGGCGCAGTGAAGTCGGCGGGGTGCGGGTGCGCAGCTTCGAGCTGTCGATGGAGCCGGTCGACCTCGCCACTCCGACGGAGAAGGGCGGGCGGAACAGGGAGCACAGACGCAGGAGGCGGCGGTGA
- the pilM gene encoding type IV pilus assembly protein PilM — protein MSIVRFPWSPPSTPLVGIDLGTSALKLVALGREGGRLVVRSHAMVDLPRDTIVENEVLDSRQFTDTLTALTEQAGVGDARAAIAIGGSALFHKSIQLPYADEFDLEPTIQEIAAEHVPFPMEEVYLDFAIQGGNEENPELMDVVLVACKRDIVDDLQLLLLDAGLELAVVDCAVYALQNAAMLALAEGAEAAEEVEEEPQEGEPPAVVLVNIGAHMTNVNVVGGVRSLFVRDHYFGGEQLTTMIHEECGCGFSTAERRKLAGEIPAGLADRFFDALEAEVMRSVDFFSSLFPDRSIGKALVTGGGALLPGLPEAMAERLKMEVALFDPAAVLRDAAGKPLAGGARMTLAAGLALRALDGQP, from the coding sequence ATTAGCATCGTGCGCTTTCCCTGGTCGCCTCCCTCCACGCCGCTGGTCGGCATCGACCTCGGGACCAGCGCGCTCAAGCTGGTGGCGCTGGGCCGGGAGGGGGGGCGGCTGGTGGTGCGCTCCCATGCGATGGTCGATCTGCCGCGCGACACCATCGTCGAGAACGAGGTGCTCGACAGCAGGCAGTTCACCGATACCCTGACGGCGCTGACCGAACAGGCCGGCGTGGGGGATGCGCGCGCGGCCATCGCCATCGGCGGCAGCGCCCTGTTCCACAAGTCGATCCAGTTGCCCTACGCCGACGAGTTCGATCTGGAGCCGACCATCCAGGAGATCGCCGCCGAGCACGTCCCCTTCCCGATGGAGGAAGTCTACCTCGATTTCGCCATCCAGGGGGGCAACGAAGAGAACCCCGAGTTGATGGATGTGGTGCTGGTCGCCTGCAAGCGGGATATCGTCGACGACCTGCAACTGCTGTTGCTCGACGCCGGCCTGGAGTTGGCGGTGGTCGATTGTGCGGTCTATGCGCTGCAGAATGCGGCCATGCTGGCGCTGGCGGAGGGGGCGGAGGCGGCGGAGGAGGTGGAGGAAGAGCCGCAGGAAGGGGAGCCGCCGGCGGTGGTGCTGGTCAACATCGGTGCCCACATGACCAATGTCAACGTGGTCGGCGGCGTGCGCTCCCTCTTCGTTCGCGACCACTACTTCGGCGGCGAGCAGTTGACCACGATGATCCACGAGGAGTGCGGCTGCGGCTTCTCCACGGCGGAGCGGCGCAAGCTGGCGGGGGAGATTCCCGCGGGGTTGGCGGATCGCTTCTTCGATGCGCTGGAGGCCGAGGTGATGCGTTCGGTCGACTTCTTCTCCTCGCTCTTCCCCGACCGCTCCATCGGCAAGGCGCTGGTCACCGGCGGCGGGGCGCTGCTGCCCGGCCTGCCGGAGGCGATGGCCGAGCGGCTGAAGATGGAGGTGGCGCTGTTCGATCCGGCGGCGGTGTTGCGCGATGCCGCGGGCAAGCCGCTGGCCGGCGGGGCGCGCATGACCCTCGCCGCCGGCCTGGCCCTGCGCGCGCTGGACGGGCAGCCGTGA
- a CDS encoding tetratricopeptide repeat protein, with translation MIRHDSIPSVPTMQFEPLPRTSAGRRSLGKTEAVSSGNGEEGRPCRWRACQTGGEGAACEAPPLRLASPAMKRPTPHDGARALLFLLPLIALPFITNIRIFPFVAPNEEPKWAVLTLYGLLSGLALAVWLWSAGRERITIRCGVTGWLLLAYYLILAVGIFIGVNHIEGVIRFAFWAFSGLLWLTAVAAARSERPRWMEWLCRGSAASGLIFSFHYWWNYLLDYGKPGYNYSVLFSPIGHVNFTGDALIILLPALLWMLAVRTNPMERIFNWFSCCTIFCILLIASSRGALGGMALATLLFLTAAAPHLLRWWRQGEARAVTIRAPLIWTVSALIAGAVLYSQLPYHFRSLGRVAKTVEQAEKVVGHADKKQTAKKPAAHQPQPPLRALWERLTPLIGFERTSMYASSTAMIADKPLLGHGTGNFAWLYPGYSNKFPDWRDPLSTPKTFTTNPHNIFLQIATQNGLPAAFIFLGLLATFWTALLLRLWKRWDGFLAAGLAAMTAAIFDAMFNHVFFNPASMFVFALYGGAWWGRLFADRRAPVVRLPLSPRVWAAAALILATALSVWPARWIISEWHVGRAMALMRYPQLASHEYDLAYAKDPDNFRALFGVAQAAYQRKDYATAIRHLIHFERIYPYNPPALNMLGAAYMLSGHYREAKAALERALVSYPGFAMAEQNLARVNAILNYQKLQERLRAAAIRRRGGNSPAPAAATPRPTPQRQGRSTPAPR, from the coding sequence ATGATTCGCCATGATTCGATTCCGTCCGTCCCTACAATGCAGTTTGAACCACTCCCGCGAACGAGCGCGGGGCGGCGCAGCTTGGGAAAAACCGAAGCCGTGTCAAGTGGGAACGGGGAAGAGGGCCGGCCGTGCCGATGGCGCGCCTGCCAGACGGGTGGAGAAGGAGCGGCGTGCGAAGCCCCGCCCCTCCGCCTAGCATCGCCGGCCATGAAGCGACCAACCCCGCACGACGGCGCACGTGCGCTGCTCTTTCTGCTGCCGCTCATCGCCCTCCCTTTCATCACCAACATCCGCATCTTCCCCTTCGTCGCCCCCAACGAGGAACCGAAATGGGCCGTGCTCACCCTCTACGGCCTGCTCTCCGGGCTGGCGCTGGCGGTCTGGCTCTGGAGCGCCGGGCGGGAGCGGATCACCATCCGCTGCGGCGTCACCGGCTGGCTGCTGCTGGCCTACTACCTCATCCTCGCCGTCGGTATCTTCATCGGCGTCAACCACATCGAGGGGGTGATCCGCTTCGCCTTCTGGGCCTTCAGCGGCCTGCTCTGGCTGACCGCCGTCGCCGCCGCCCGCAGCGAGCGGCCGCGCTGGATGGAGTGGCTCTGCCGGGGGAGTGCCGCAAGCGGGTTGATCTTCAGCTTCCACTACTGGTGGAACTACCTGCTCGACTACGGCAAACCGGGCTACAACTACTCGGTCCTCTTCTCCCCCATCGGCCACGTCAACTTCACCGGCGATGCGCTGATCATCCTGCTGCCGGCCCTGCTCTGGATGCTGGCCGTCCGCACCAATCCGATGGAACGGATCTTCAACTGGTTCTCCTGCTGCACCATCTTCTGCATCCTGCTGATCGCCTCCAGCCGCGGCGCACTCGGCGGCATGGCGCTGGCCACACTGCTCTTCCTTACCGCCGCCGCGCCCCATCTGTTGCGCTGGTGGCGTCAGGGGGAGGCACGCGCCGTCACCATCCGCGCGCCGCTGATCTGGACGGTGAGCGCCCTGATCGCCGGCGCCGTGCTCTACAGCCAACTCCCCTACCACTTCCGCTCGCTCGGCCGCGTCGCCAAGACGGTGGAGCAGGCGGAGAAGGTGGTGGGGCACGCCGACAAGAAGCAGACAGCGAAGAAACCGGCCGCCCACCAGCCGCAGCCGCCGCTGCGCGCCCTGTGGGAGCGGCTCACCCCGCTGATCGGCTTCGAGCGCACCTCGATGTATGCCTCATCGACGGCGATGATCGCCGACAAGCCGCTGCTCGGCCACGGCACCGGCAACTTCGCATGGCTCTACCCCGGCTACTCCAACAAGTTCCCCGACTGGCGCGACCCGCTTTCCACCCCCAAGACCTTCACCACCAATCCGCACAACATCTTCCTCCAGATCGCCACCCAGAACGGGCTGCCGGCGGCCTTCATCTTCCTCGGACTGCTGGCCACCTTCTGGACGGCGCTGCTGTTGCGCCTCTGGAAGCGGTGGGACGGCTTCCTCGCCGCCGGGCTGGCCGCGATGACCGCCGCGATCTTCGACGCCATGTTCAACCATGTCTTCTTCAATCCAGCGAGCATGTTCGTCTTCGCCCTCTACGGCGGCGCCTGGTGGGGGCGGCTCTTCGCCGACCGCCGGGCCCCCGTCGTCCGGCTGCCGCTCTCTCCCCGCGTCTGGGCGGCCGCCGCGTTGATTCTGGCCACCGCCCTCTCGGTCTGGCCGGCGCGATGGATCATCTCGGAGTGGCACGTCGGCCGGGCCATGGCCCTGATGCGCTATCCGCAACTGGCCTCCCATGAATACGACCTCGCCTACGCCAAGGATCCCGACAACTTCCGCGCCCTCTTCGGCGTGGCGCAAGCGGCCTATCAACGCAAAGACTACGCCACCGCCATCCGCCACCTGATCCATTTCGAGCGCATCTACCCCTACAACCCGCCGGCGCTCAACATGCTCGGCGCCGCCTACATGCTCTCCGGCCACTACCGAGAGGCGAAGGCGGCGCTGGAGCGGGCGCTGGTCAGCTATCCCGGCTTTGCCATGGCCGAACAGAACCTCGCCCGGGTCAACGCCATCCTCAACTACCAGAAGTTGCAGGAGCGGCTGCGGGCGGCCGCAATCCGTCGGCGCGGGGGGAACTCCCCTGCTCCTGCCGCAGCAACGCCTCGACCCACGCCGCAGCGGCAGGGCCGCTCCACGCCCGCGCCCCGATGA
- a CDS encoding pilus assembly protein PilO, with the protein MERLDPLRPLIPRPLWQKLVGLVGLFVVLPLLLYGLLVWQGMLDEIGREKQNIAMQRTLLQKNRRLAADLPRKQKEYARLELQLRVALNLLPRKAEIPDLLESVSWAGKDSGLEFTTFKPLGEKPQGLYAEVPVSIEMGGDYKQLIRFLARVGEMPRIVNVNSLSIRRDQGDRLKISGRVTTYRFLEEEQGKKKGKRKRKRGRRGA; encoded by the coding sequence CTGGAGCGGCTCGATCCCCTGCGGCCGCTGATCCCCCGGCCGCTGTGGCAGAAGCTGGTCGGGCTGGTCGGGCTCTTCGTGGTGTTGCCGCTGCTCCTCTACGGCCTGCTGGTGTGGCAGGGGATGCTCGATGAGATCGGGCGCGAGAAGCAGAACATCGCCATGCAGCGCACGCTGCTGCAGAAGAACCGCCGGCTGGCCGCCGATCTGCCGCGCAAGCAGAAGGAGTATGCCCGGCTGGAGCTGCAGTTGCGTGTGGCGCTCAACCTCCTGCCGAGAAAGGCGGAGATCCCCGACCTGCTGGAGAGCGTCTCCTGGGCGGGCAAGGATTCGGGGCTGGAGTTCACCACCTTCAAGCCGTTGGGGGAGAAGCCGCAGGGGCTCTATGCCGAGGTGCCGGTCAGTATCGAGATGGGCGGCGACTACAAGCAGTTGATCCGTTTCCTGGCGCGGGTGGGGGAGATGCCGCGGATCGTCAACGTCAACAGCCTCTCGATCCGTCGGGATCAGGGCGATCGGTTGAAGATCAGCGGACGTGTGACCACCTATCGCTTCCTCGAGGAGGAGCAGGGGAAGAAGAAGGGGAAGCGCAAGAGGAAGCGCGGACGAAGGGGAGCGTAG
- a CDS encoding NAD(P)H-hydrate dehydratase, with amino-acid sequence MLREITRADLTGWLPRWPQDVFKQQRGHLWICGGGIGTTGAPRLAAHGALAMGVGLVSLLVPDEVYGVVASAELEVMVHPDSSRPPGLERADAVVAGPGWGLRRQEALRALLAGDRPLLLDADALNLVAREEVLAALLAARRAPTVLTPHPGEAARLLGLPRAAEVQRDRPAALAALVARFRCTVVLKGARTRISSGEDVWVCPLETNRLATAGSGDVLAGMIGALLAQGVAAPHAAACGVGLHALAGARPGWYRAGMLPDLVARLREELCGGDRDGRLTRSCGDAGMLRHET; translated from the coding sequence CTGTTGCGGGAGATCACGCGCGCGGACCTGACCGGCTGGCTGCCGCGTTGGCCGCAGGATGTCTTCAAGCAGCAGCGCGGCCATCTCTGGATCTGCGGCGGCGGCATCGGTACCACCGGGGCCCCCCGGCTGGCCGCCCATGGGGCGCTGGCCATGGGGGTGGGGCTGGTCAGCCTGCTCGTGCCCGACGAGGTCTACGGCGTGGTCGCCTCGGCCGAGCTGGAGGTGATGGTTCATCCCGACTCGTCCCGGCCTCCGGGGCTGGAGCGGGCCGACGCCGTGGTCGCCGGGCCGGGGTGGGGCCTTCGGCGGCAGGAGGCGTTGCGCGCCTTGCTGGCGGGGGATCGGCCGCTGCTGCTCGACGCCGACGCCCTCAATCTGGTCGCCCGGGAGGAGGTGCTCGCCGCGCTGCTTGCCGCCCGCCGCGCGCCGACGGTGTTGACACCCCATCCCGGTGAGGCGGCCCGACTGCTCGGCCTGCCCCGGGCGGCCGAGGTGCAGCGCGACCGGCCGGCGGCGCTCGCCGCACTGGTGGCGCGCTTCCGCTGCACGGTGGTGCTCAAGGGGGCGCGCACCCGGATCTCCTCGGGGGAGGATGTGTGGGTATGTCCCTTGGAAACCAACAGGTTGGCCACGGCCGGCAGCGGTGATGTGCTCGCCGGGATGATCGGTGCGCTGCTTGCGCAGGGAGTGGCCGCCCCCCATGCCGCGGCCTGCGGTGTCGGGCTGCATGCGCTGGCCGGGGCCCGGCCGGGTTGGTACCGCGCCGGGATGTTGCCCGATCTGGTGGCGCGCCTGCGTGAGGAGCTGTGCGGCGGCGATCGGGACGGACGGTTGACCCGATCTTGCGGCGACGCTGGAATGCTGCGCCATGAAACATAA
- the rpsT gene encoding 30S ribosomal protein S20 — protein MANHASALKRARQARKIRARKRAQRSAMRTAIKRVRLAVDAGDVERAQQELKAAIRVIDSAGRKRLIHPRQASRRVSRLNASVRKLAVSG, from the coding sequence ATGGCGAATCATGCATCGGCACTGAAGCGGGCGCGCCAGGCGCGCAAGATCCGGGCGCGCAAGCGGGCGCAGCGGTCGGCCATGCGCACGGCGATCAAGCGGGTGCGGCTGGCGGTGGATGCCGGTGACGTCGAACGGGCGCAGCAGGAGCTCAAAGCGGCGATCCGGGTGATCGACTCGGCCGGTCGCAAGCGGTTGATCCATCCTCGGCAGGCGTCTCGCCGGGTCTCCCGGCTGAACGCCAGCGTCCGCAAGCTGGCCGTCTCCGGGTGA